A portion of the Sulfuricurvum kujiense DSM 16994 genome contains these proteins:
- a CDS encoding WD40 repeat domain-containing protein, giving the protein MPQKISLTQFDSPIVLIQPLEYPKIGLVTQNNTVYTYDLESGESTKVFHLNIAERTTLICAFDSHNNRLLFGSDKASALNLIDLNQKKVINQYDLDQQTPTFISFSPDGQYFVCGTDQGRVLLWRCDSNTLISRLHSFPEYTSAYTKPKTNYVSALTFDGMTLATTGYGGSIVVTDYRTQTFLKRYSPGYLKNTALLIYNANTIITGNQEGTLIKIDQKGSIPNQRLGTSHKNIRFLKRIGPEPYMIVASDLPYVTLINGDTFKVIQERYLELDGPLSALCVLDRDNTLIAANQNNELLKFDLQPFEHLEKLIQDHEYAEAYLYCTNEPLLLQSDLYKELESIYDEHLKKAKEYLTQKLIADAKLVLEPFKTAKAKEIAEVFQVYSFMDRFTNLFEQNKLAAFYGHAEQYPLLQETPVYQRAEKLWAEKFMNAQRLMFLNKEREIQEELHLFTTVSSKRPFILLLLQNSAVLKIYSKAIQTKNYYQLRNLTVSFPLLRKFPSYQNFIKETGEIVGATIKALNERSFEQAELLLNELKDVVQYESEYLQLKKLYSLAKNLHRALTHEQLRSAYHLIDNHHELLMLPWGEELNTQWNEKLSLAEQYAIKGDISYIKNELGDLFDLPHRYGRIGDILRTAYHVQLKKLLKTDSEAFCAGIITYCELFGIDTELRNLLKKAKQKEVVPDLSQSHLTPKNRDFWLSHIPLLPNKIASSNTAATA; this is encoded by the coding sequence ATGCCTCAAAAAATTTCTTTAACCCAATTTGATTCGCCGATCGTTTTGATCCAACCGTTAGAATATCCGAAAATCGGTCTTGTTACGCAAAACAATACGGTGTATACCTACGATCTCGAAAGCGGAGAATCGACCAAAGTATTTCACCTCAACATCGCTGAGAGGACTACCCTTATCTGCGCTTTTGATTCGCACAACAATCGTCTCCTTTTCGGGAGCGATAAAGCCTCAGCCCTCAATCTGATCGATTTGAATCAAAAAAAAGTTATCAACCAATATGATCTCGACCAACAGACGCCGACCTTTATCTCTTTTTCTCCCGACGGCCAGTATTTCGTCTGCGGAACCGATCAGGGGCGGGTTCTGCTATGGCGCTGCGATTCTAATACCCTGATTTCGAGACTTCACTCTTTTCCCGAATACACCAGTGCCTATACGAAACCGAAAACGAATTATGTCTCGGCATTGACGTTTGATGGGATGACGTTGGCCACGACCGGATACGGCGGAAGCATTGTGGTCACCGATTACCGTACCCAAACGTTTTTAAAGCGCTACTCTCCGGGCTATTTAAAAAATACGGCTCTGCTGATTTATAACGCCAATACCATCATCACCGGAAATCAGGAAGGGACGTTAATCAAAATCGATCAAAAAGGGAGTATTCCGAATCAACGACTCGGAACATCCCATAAAAATATCCGATTTTTGAAACGGATAGGGCCGGAACCGTATATGATCGTCGCTTCCGATTTGCCGTATGTCACCCTCATAAACGGGGATACTTTTAAAGTTATTCAGGAACGTTATCTTGAGCTGGACGGACCGTTGAGCGCTTTATGCGTACTCGACCGCGACAATACTCTAATCGCCGCGAACCAAAACAATGAACTCCTGAAATTCGACCTTCAGCCGTTTGAGCATCTTGAAAAACTGATTCAAGATCATGAGTACGCCGAGGCTTATCTTTATTGCACGAATGAGCCGCTGCTGCTGCAAAGCGACCTGTATAAAGAACTCGAGTCGATTTATGACGAACATTTAAAAAAAGCGAAAGAGTATCTGACCCAAAAATTGATCGCGGACGCCAAACTCGTTTTGGAACCGTTCAAAACCGCAAAGGCGAAAGAGATAGCCGAGGTATTTCAAGTCTACTCGTTTATGGACCGATTTACCAATCTTTTTGAGCAAAACAAATTAGCGGCCTTTTACGGCCATGCCGAACAATACCCTCTTTTGCAAGAGACTCCGGTTTATCAGCGAGCGGAAAAACTGTGGGCTGAAAAATTTATGAATGCCCAAAGACTGATGTTTCTTAATAAAGAGAGGGAGATTCAAGAGGAACTTCACCTGTTTACGACGGTCAGTTCCAAACGGCCGTTTATTCTCCTGCTTCTTCAGAATTCCGCCGTTCTTAAAATCTATTCCAAAGCGATTCAAACCAAAAATTATTACCAATTGCGCAACCTGACGGTAAGTTTTCCTCTGCTTCGAAAATTCCCCTCCTACCAAAATTTCATCAAAGAGACCGGAGAGATCGTGGGTGCCACGATCAAGGCACTCAATGAACGCTCATTTGAACAGGCGGAACTGTTGTTGAACGAACTGAAAGATGTCGTCCAATACGAATCCGAATATCTTCAGCTCAAAAAACTCTATTCATTAGCCAAAAATCTGCATCGGGCCCTTACCCACGAGCAGTTGCGTTCCGCTTATCACTTAATCGATAACCACCACGAACTTTTGATGCTCCCGTGGGGCGAAGAGCTCAATACACAATGGAATGAAAAACTCTCATTAGCCGAACAATACGCTATTAAGGGAGATATTTCCTACATCAAAAACGAGCTGGGCGATCTTTTTGATCTCCCGCATCGATACGGACGGATAGGAGACATCTTGCGAACGGCCTATCACGTGCAGCTCAAAAAACTCCTCAAAACGGATAGCGAAGCTTTCTGTGCCGGTATCATCACCTACTGCGAACTGTTCGGCATCGACACGGAACTGCGCAATTTGCTCAAAAAAGCCAAACAAAAAGAGGTTGTTCCCGATCTCTCCCAATCGCATTTGACCCCAAAAAACAGAGACTTTTGGCTTTCGCATATCCCCCTGCTTCCGAATAAAATCGCTTCAAGCAACACTGCAGCCACCGCATAA